The genomic segment GAAAAAGTTGATTTTTCTAAATCAAGAAATTTAATATTAACTTCAGTAATATTCATAGTAGGATTGAGTGGAATAAAATTAACTTTAGGAACTATTGAACTTAAAGGAATGGGACTAGCAACAGTAGTTGCTATGGTGTTAAGCATAAGCTTTATGATATTTGATAAATTAGGTATAATGAACGAAGCAGAATAAGACAAAAGTTTATAAATAAGTAAATTAATTATAAGAATGCTGTTAGTATTAATAAATACTAATAGCATTTTTTTATTTTAAAGAAAAGGAGTATAAAATTAAAGAAAGTAGATATATTTAACTATTTATATTTTTATAGTTAATTTATGAATATATAAGAGTATTAAAAGAGAAACTATGTATGAAGATAAATGTATAGGAGGAATACAAATGAAATTAAAAAAATACATAAAGGTATTAAGTTATTTTATTATTTTTAACGTAATTATGAGTTTTGCTTTCATTGGAGCTGATGCTAATACTGTGAAAATAACTACTGATAAGGAGCCATTATATACAGTTGAGTACGATGGCTATGATCTTACAGCGAGAAGAATAAGAGTTGCTGGAAGCAATAATATTGCATATTGCTTAGAGATAAACGAAAAATATCCGTCTGGACAAAATTTTTCGTCAAATAGTAATCTAAGTGAATCAATTCGTAATGTTATTGCTGCTGGATATCCAAATAGATCTGTGGCTGAATTAAATCTAGATAATGAGAATGAAGCATATTTCGCTACTCAGATAGCAATATGGAGTTCAATGGAAGGATACGATGTCAATAAAATAAAAGGAAATAACTCTAAAATAGTAGATGCAATAAAGAGCATATATAATGACGGAGTAAATGGGAAATATTCAAGTAAAATAAGAAGTAAAGTATATAAAACAAGTGATGAATCTATACAAGAAATTATAGTTGTATATACTGATGATTTAGTATCGGAAGAAAAAGCAGAATCGATTCAAACAGAATATGCACCACAAGAAGGATAAATAAAATTATACATTACATGTTAATGCTGTTACATAATGAATGTTTTATGATTAGTCTAAAAAATTTACCTTGTAACAGCATTAATGGTTAATTAGAAGGAAATCTTGGCTATTATTGACACCAATCATCTAAAATGATAACCTTTTGTTAGATTATTAGAAGTGGTAAGGTGGTGAAGAAGATTGCTGCTAAAGGATTATAGTAAGGAACAAATTAGGAATTTAGTTGAAATCATTAAAGAGTGTGTTCGTGAAGACAGGTATACCGTATCTTTAGAAGAAAATAAGGCGGAAAATATTCAATTTATAGAAGAATATAATATAAATGAAAAGAAGAGAATAAGTATACTATGCGATATAGACTACAAAGATTTTTGTTATGGCCTTCAAAACGTAAAAAATGGAGTTGAGCAAAATGATCTTTACGTATTTTGTTTACAAAAAGAATTGTATAATGTTGAGGATAAGAGAGAAATAGTAGATATTTATTTAAAGTTTAATGTAATATGCAATGAAGTAAGTAGTAGTAGAGTACTAGTGTCTCTACATAAAAGAAACAAGCCTATTACATATCTTTTTAGATAAAAAGAATTATCTTCATTTCTAAAAGGAGGGATAAACTCATGAAAAAATCAGCATTTTGTGAATATTGTTTTAGTGAAAGGGAATATCAAGTATATAAAGTAAGAAGAACATCTATACTAAAAGAAGAAGAGGTAAGCTACAAGGCTAAAGAAGCTGTTTGTAACGTTTGTGGTAATGAGATTTTTGTGTCAGACATATGTGAGTATAATTTGATGAACTTATATAAAGAATATAGAAGGAATTATAATATTATTAGTACAGATGAAATACAAAAAGTTAAAATAAAGTATTCAATTAATTCAGAAGCACTTTCACTAATATTAGGATGGAATAGTAAGACTATAGAACGATATTTAGATGGGGATATGATTGGAGTCTCCAATAGTGATTTATTAAGAAAAGTATATGAGAATGCTAGCTATTATTCTATTATATTGCAAAATAATAAGGAAAGAATAAATCCAGTAGATTACAATAAAAGTAGACAAGCTATTAGATATATTTTAGCTCAAGATCAGACAGAAGAAAAAATCGATGCAGTAATAAAATACTTGTTGATAAGATGTGAAGATTTCACAGCTTTATCAATCCAAAAACTTCTATATTACGTACAAGCATTTCATTATGTCTTTACTGGTAATTTCATGTTTGAAGAAGATTGCGAAGCTTGGAAGGATGGTCCGTTTTATCGAAGCCTATATGAAAGGTATGAACAATTTGGATATGAAAAAGTTAATAAAGATATACTTGCTAATGACAAATTAAGGTTAGAGAATTTTGAACGGAATATTGTAGAAAGTATAATAAAATTTTATGGCTGTTATAGTGGAAAAATATTAAAGGAGATGACTAAAAGCGAAGCTCCTTGGATATTAACAAGAACTAATTCTATTAATGGAAAGAGTATCAAATATGGTAAATTTAATACTGTGATTGAAAAAAGCTTGATTCAAGAGTATTTTGATAGTATTAAGGAAAAATATAATATTAGTAGTTTATTAGATATACAAAATTATAGTAGAGATTTATTCGATAAGATATCTATTTAATATAAATTTAGGAAAGAGGTAATTTATGAAAACTACATTATTACTTATTAGACATGGCGAAACAGAATGGAATGCTTTAGGGAAATTTCAAGGGTGTACAGATATAGAGTTATCAGAGGAAGGAGTAAAACAAGCGCAAATATTAAAAAATAGACTTAATGGAGAATTTGATTGGATATATGCTAGTCCGTTAAGTAGAGCTTTTAAAACAGCAAATATATTAGCATCAATTACGAATAAAGAAGTTATAATAGAACCTGAGATAAGAGAAATTAATTTTGGAGAATGGGAAGGATTGACTGTTAAGCAAATTAGTGAAAAGTATCCTGATGTTTTTAAAGCTTGGAGAACTGATAAAAAAGAAAGTTATATTTGCGGTGGAGATTCTAGTATCCGAAATGCGGTAAGTAGAGCTAAGAAGTGTATTCAAGAAATAGTATCTAAACATAAAGGTGAGAAGATAGTAATTGTTGCTCATGGAGGAATAATAAAAGCTGGACTTATAGGAATATTTGACTGGGATATGACAATGTATCATAAAGTAGCACTTGGCAATACTTGTATTAATAAAATAACTTTCAATGATGATTTAATGCCAATGTTAGTTAGTTTAAATGATACAACTCACTTAGATTAAATTACGGAAGTTATATGAATTAATTAAAAAATGTAATTCTGTAAAAGGTCTCAAAATATATTAAATGTTAAACATAAAATAATTACTCTAAATAAATAGATAAGATTTATTTTACCAATGAAGTTTATAAAATTATCGTAAATATATTTTACGATGTTTCATAAGGAGTAAAAAAGAATGATATACATAATGATAAGTATTATATTGATTTTATATTCTGGAATAAATTATTACATTAGCATATGGTTTTGGAAAAATTTATGTAGTATGATCCCTTTTTTTAATAGTGAAATATACTTTAGCTTCTTTTTTATTATATTTATAATAAGCTTAGTTGGAGTTATATGGAATCGCCATCTACCTAAATTTCTCCAGGATGGAGTTTACTTGATGGCATCGTATTGGCTTGCTGCTATAGTATACTTTGCAATATTTATTGGCATAATTGAGTGCTTTTTTATTTTAGGCAATACTTTACAGCTTATACCTAGCGATATTAAACTTAACGCAAATGCTTTATTTTATATTGCTTTGATAGTTCTTTTTACTGTAATAATTATAATTCTATACGGAGCGGTAAATGCTAAAAACGTAATAATTACACCATATAATATAGACTTACCTAAAAAGGCAGGAAAGATAAGTAAATTGCAAATAGCACTTTTATCAGATATCCATCTTGGTAATTTAATGGATAAAAG from the Clostridium beijerinckii genome contains:
- a CDS encoding thioester domain-containing protein; the encoded protein is MKLKKYIKVLSYFIIFNVIMSFAFIGADANTVKITTDKEPLYTVEYDGYDLTARRIRVAGSNNIAYCLEINEKYPSGQNFSSNSNLSESIRNVIAAGYPNRSVAELNLDNENEAYFATQIAIWSSMEGYDVNKIKGNNSKIVDAIKSIYNDGVNGKYSSKIRSKVYKTSDESIQEIIVVYTDDLVSEEKAESIQTEYAPQEG
- a CDS encoding type II toxin-antitoxin system antitoxin SocA domain-containing protein is translated as MKKSAFCEYCFSEREYQVYKVRRTSILKEEEVSYKAKEAVCNVCGNEIFVSDICEYNLMNLYKEYRRNYNIISTDEIQKVKIKYSINSEALSLILGWNSKTIERYLDGDMIGVSNSDLLRKVYENASYYSIILQNNKERINPVDYNKSRQAIRYILAQDQTEEKIDAVIKYLLIRCEDFTALSIQKLLYYVQAFHYVFTGNFMFEEDCEAWKDGPFYRSLYERYEQFGYEKVNKDILANDKLRLENFERNIVESIIKFYGCYSGKILKEMTKSEAPWILTRTNSINGKSIKYGKFNTVIEKSLIQEYFDSIKEKYNISSLLDIQNYSRDLFDKISI
- a CDS encoding histidine phosphatase family protein produces the protein MKTTLLLIRHGETEWNALGKFQGCTDIELSEEGVKQAQILKNRLNGEFDWIYASPLSRAFKTANILASITNKEVIIEPEIREINFGEWEGLTVKQISEKYPDVFKAWRTDKKESYICGGDSSIRNAVSRAKKCIQEIVSKHKGEKIVIVAHGGIIKAGLIGIFDWDMTMYHKVALGNTCINKITFNDDLMPMLVSLNDTTHLD